The DNA region CTGACGCCGGTCGCCCGATCATCCTGCTTTACGGCCCGGACCTCGGCCTGGTGCGCGAGCGCGCCGACGCGCTGATGGCCTCCGCGGTCGACGATCCCAATGATCCGTTCTCGCTGGTGCGGCTCGATGGCGACGAGCTCGCCGCCGAACCATCGCGGCTGGTCGATGAGGCCATGACGGTGCCGCTGTTCGGCGGCCGCCGCGCCATCCGCGTCCGCGCCGGCTCGCGCAATTTCGCAAGCGGCGTCGAGACGCTGACCGAGACCCCAGCACTCAGGGATTGCCGCATCGTGATCGAGGCCGGCGAGCTCAGGCCGGAATCGCCGCTGCGCAAGATCTGCGAGCGCGCCAAGAACGCGGTGGCGATCGGCTGCTATCCCGACACCGAACGCGACCTGACCAAGCTGATCGAGGACGAGCTGCGCGTCTCCAACCTGCGGCTCGCGCAGGACGCGCGCGCGGTGCTGATGTCGCTGCTCGGCGGCGACCGCATGGCCTCGCGCAACGAGCTGCGCAAGCTCGCGTTGTTCGCGCATGGCAAGGGCGAGATCACGCTCGACGACGTGATGACCGTGGTCTCCGACGCCTCCGAGCTGAAGCTCGATCCGATCGTCGACGGCGCCTTCGCCGGCAACGCCGCGTTGGTCGAAAGCGAGTTCACCAAGGCAATGGTCGCCGGCACCTATCCCGGCGTGATCATCTCGGCCGCGCAGCGCCAGGCGGCGTGGCTGCATAAATCGGCGCTCACGATCGCGGACGGCACGCCGGCGTCAGCCGTGCTCGAAGGCGGATTTCCGCGCCTGCATTTCTCGCGCAAGCCGGCGGTCGAGGTCGCGCTGCGCAATTTCACGCCGCCGCGGCTGGTGGCCGTGATCGATCAGCTCGCGACCGCGGCGCTCGACATGCGCAAGCAGGCCGCGCTCGCCGCCGTGATCGCGCAGCGCGCGCTGCTCTCGATCGCGGCGAATGCGAAGCGACGGGGGTGAGACACGATTTTGGAGTGACGTCATTGCGAGCGAGGCGAAGCAATCCATCTTCCCGCGTGCTCGGAAAGATGGATTGCTTCGTCGCTGTCGCTCCTCGCAATGACGGGGACAGATGTCGGCGGGCTAACCGCCTTCCAGCCGCCGCACCACCTCGTCGAGCTGCTCGAGGTTGCGGTAGCTGATCTGGACCGTGCCGCCGGGATCGCGATGGCTGACGGTGACGGCAAGGCCGAGCGCATCGCTGACGCGCTTCTCCAGCGCCAGCGTGTCGGCGTCCTTGTCGACCTTAGCCGCGGCGCTGCTCCGCGGCTTCTGCGGCTTGCGCTCCGGCACGCCCTCCTCATGCGCCAGCGCCTCGGCCTGGCGCACGTTGAGGCCCTCGGCGACGATGCGCTTCGCGGCGGTGAGCGGATCGGGCACGCCGATCAGCGCGCGGGCGTGGCCGGCGGAGAGATCGCCCTTCGAGATCAGCGCCTGCACCTCGGCGGGAAGCTTGGTCAGCCGCATCATGTTGGCGACATGGCTGCGGCTCTTGCCGACGATCTTGGCGATGTCCTCCTGGCTGCGTTTGAACTCGTCGGCGAGCGCGTGATAGCCCAGCGCCTCTTCCATCGCGTTGAGGTCTTCGCGCTGGACGTTCTCGATGATCATTATCTCGAGCGCGTCGGAATCAGAGACCTCGACCGGCACGATCGGCACTTCATGCAGGCCTGCGAGCTGCGAGGCGCGCCAGCGGCGCTCGCCGGCGATGATCTCGTAGCGGTCCTGCACGCCCTTGATGGCGCGCACCACGATCGGCTGGATCACGCCGCGCGCCTTGATCGAATCCGCAAGCTCGCCGAGCTCGGTGTCGGCGAAGCTGCGCCGCGGATTGCGCGGGTTGGCCTTGAGGAATTCGATCGGCACCTTGCGCTGCGTGCGCGGCCGCTCGACATGCG from Bradyrhizobium sp. B124 includes:
- the holA gene encoding DNA polymerase III subunit delta, with the protein product MVALRGKEIDSFLARPDAGRPIILLYGPDLGLVRERADALMASAVDDPNDPFSLVRLDGDELAAEPSRLVDEAMTVPLFGGRRAIRVRAGSRNFASGVETLTETPALRDCRIVIEAGELRPESPLRKICERAKNAVAIGCYPDTERDLTKLIEDELRVSNLRLAQDARAVLMSLLGGDRMASRNELRKLALFAHGKGEITLDDVMTVVSDASELKLDPIVDGAFAGNAALVESEFTKAMVAGTYPGVIISAAQRQAAWLHKSALTIADGTPASAVLEGGFPRLHFSRKPAVEVALRNFTPPRLVAVIDQLATAALDMRKQAALAAVIAQRALLSIAANAKRRG
- a CDS encoding ParB/RepB/Spo0J family partition protein, whose product is MADEARSRLGRGLASLIGDVGGEAAAHVERPRTQRKVPIEFLKANPRNPRRSFADTELGELADSIKARGVIQPIVVRAIKGVQDRYEIIAGERRWRASQLAGLHEVPIVPVEVSDSDALEIMIIENVQREDLNAMEEALGYHALADEFKRSQEDIAKIVGKSRSHVANMMRLTKLPAEVQALISKGDLSAGHARALIGVPDPLTAAKRIVAEGLNVRQAEALAHEEGVPERKPQKPRSSAAAKVDKDADTLALEKRVSDALGLAVTVSHRDPGGTVQISYRNLEQLDEVVRRLEGG